The Peromyscus maniculatus bairdii isolate BWxNUB_F1_BW_parent chromosome 6, HU_Pman_BW_mat_3.1, whole genome shotgun sequence genome has a segment encoding these proteins:
- the LOC121830392 gene encoding dolichyl-phosphate beta-glucosyltransferase-like isoform X1 — protein MVDEALNYLEKRQKQDPTLTSEVIVVDGREGQTSKGIISSPGEKILMADADGATKFPDVEKLEKGLSDLQPWPDQKTIACGYQAHLEKESIAQLVLSRAMQLSERICWLPFTSLLHQGLPSSPQSPL, from the exons ATGGTGGATGAAGCCCTGAACTACCTAGAAAAGAGACAG AAACAAGACCCTACCCTCACTTCTGAGGTGATAGTAGTTGATGGCAGAGAAGGCCAGACTTCAAAG GGTATAATCAGTTCTCCAGGAGAGAAGATCCTCATGGCTGATGCTGATGGAGCCACAAAGTTTCCAGATGTTGAGAAACTAGAAAAGGGGCTGAGTGATCTCCAGCCATGGCCT GATCAAAAGACCATCGCTTGTGGGTATCAAGCTCATCTGGAGAAAGAATCGATTGCTCAG ctgGTACTTAGCCGGGCAATGCAGTTGTCTGAGAGAATCTGCTGGCTCCCATTCACTTCTCTCCTTCACCAGGGCCTCCCCAGCTCTCCACAGAGCCCTCTGTGA
- the LOC121830392 gene encoding dolichyl-phosphate beta-glucosyltransferase-like isoform X2 — MLVQNRGKGGTVRMGIISSPGEKILMADADGATKFPDVEKLEKGLSDLQPWPDQKTIACGYQAHLEKESIAQVKLSRAAMDSSLLTFNPLLQTHAHLTRNDFLCLL; from the exons ATGCTGGTGCAGAATCGTGGGAAAGGTGGTACTGTGAGGATG GGTATAATCAGTTCTCCAGGAGAGAAGATCCTCATGGCTGATGCTGATGGAGCCACAAAGTTTCCAGATGTTGAGAAACTAGAAAAGGGGCTGAGTGATCTCCAGCCATGGCCT GATCAAAAGACCATCGCTTGTGGGTATCAAGCTCATCTGGAGAAAGAATCGATTGCTCAGGTGAAGCTTTCCCGAGCTGCCATGGACAGTAGCTTGTTAACCTTTAACCCCCTtttacaaacacatgcacatctgACGAGAAATGACTTCCTGTGTCTTCTCTAA